The following proteins come from a genomic window of Leptospira dzoumogneensis:
- a CDS encoding RibD family protein, translating into MSRPFLAVNMAMTLDGKVCRPDGKWYGLSSRNDKRRMDQIRSEADALILGKNSLLNDDPVTHLRYVESEKEPRAVLLVRTGTLPSDRKVFHFSKVKPLIFCTSKNESQVRSELSEFAEILPLEGEDLDPEIILKELEKRGHSKILLEGGPRLNDSFFRKGLVDRLYLTIVPFFIGKSGLPSITGGEEAYFNFDKSDWKLVSSEQIEQEVFLIYDKQNNPEVQ; encoded by the coding sequence ATGAGCCGTCCCTTTTTAGCCGTGAATATGGCAATGACCTTGGACGGAAAGGTATGCCGTCCCGACGGAAAATGGTACGGCCTTTCTTCTAGAAATGATAAAAGAAGAATGGACCAGATCCGCTCCGAAGCGGACGCACTCATCCTAGGCAAAAACAGCCTTCTCAACGACGATCCAGTCACTCATCTTAGGTATGTCGAATCGGAGAAGGAGCCGAGGGCCGTTCTACTTGTTAGGACCGGGACATTACCTTCCGATAGAAAAGTATTCCATTTTTCTAAAGTGAAACCGCTCATATTCTGCACTTCTAAAAATGAATCCCAGGTTAGATCCGAATTATCGGAGTTTGCGGAGATACTTCCATTAGAGGGAGAAGATCTGGATCCGGAGATCATCCTGAAAGAATTGGAAAAAAGAGGACATTCCAAAATACTTTTAGAAGGAGGACCAAGACTGAATGATTCCTTTTTCAGAAAAGGACTCGTGGATAGACTTTATCTTACTATAGTTCCGTTCTTTATAGGAAAATCCGGGCTGCCTTCGATCACAGGTGGAGAAGAGGCATATTTTAACTTTGATAAATCGGATTGGAAACTTGTATCTTCCGAACAGATAGAGCAGGAAGTATTTTTGATTTACGATAAACAAAACAACCCTGAAGTCCAATGA
- a CDS encoding MFS transporter: MQVTKRAPLREIFGWCMFDFANSSYTTVIITVIYCRVFAEVIVPTSSNPANPYEDGNFLFGLALFFSYLLVVLTGPLFGAISDFSAKKKTFLFWSYLSCVISTAAFWLVSTPGSWELGFALIILSNFFFASGENFASSFLPHLGPKEELGKISGYAWGVGYMGGLLSVFLVQTLVAPSIDPAIYGSLRFVGPLTALFFLLAGIPTFLLLKEYQPAIKIPEGQSYLTIGFKQLSESIKSIRHFKDLVIYLISLFFSMAALAIVIAFAFLYGNQEIKITSGQEAALFVLLQFFAMIGAIFFGFVQDKIGAKRTFNITLVFWIFCLIGIYFVREITGFVNGLGVDISVQWVFVIFGTLAGSGVGSTQSASRAIVGVFSPESKSGEFFGLWGLSGKLAAAIGVFAIGILQKIFDLRNAFLVVAVFFFISLIINIFVNEKRGIEKAKDWERNGGH, from the coding sequence ATGCAAGTGACCAAACGCGCTCCCTTAAGGGAAATTTTCGGATGGTGCATGTTCGATTTCGCCAATTCTAGTTATACCACTGTAATCATAACAGTCATCTACTGCAGAGTTTTCGCCGAAGTAATCGTTCCAACCTCCTCCAATCCGGCAAATCCATACGAGGACGGGAATTTTTTATTCGGATTAGCTTTATTTTTCTCTTATCTATTAGTAGTACTGACCGGTCCGTTATTCGGGGCTATCTCCGACTTCTCCGCTAAAAAGAAAACATTCCTTTTTTGGAGTTATCTCAGCTGTGTGATCAGCACCGCAGCTTTTTGGTTAGTATCCACTCCAGGTTCTTGGGAATTAGGTTTTGCTTTAATCATTCTTTCCAACTTCTTCTTCGCTTCCGGAGAAAACTTTGCCTCTTCTTTCCTGCCTCATTTAGGCCCTAAGGAAGAATTAGGAAAAATTTCAGGGTATGCTTGGGGAGTCGGGTATATGGGAGGACTTCTTTCCGTATTTTTGGTCCAGACTCTTGTGGCACCTTCCATCGATCCTGCGATCTACGGATCTCTTAGATTTGTAGGACCTCTTACAGCGTTATTCTTCCTGTTAGCTGGAATTCCAACATTCTTACTTTTGAAAGAATACCAGCCGGCTATCAAAATACCTGAGGGGCAAAGTTACCTCACTATAGGTTTTAAACAATTATCGGAGAGTATCAAGTCGATAAGACATTTCAAAGACCTGGTCATCTATTTGATCTCTCTATTTTTCTCAATGGCTGCTCTTGCTATCGTGATCGCATTTGCATTCTTATACGGGAACCAAGAGATCAAGATCACATCCGGACAAGAAGCTGCATTATTCGTATTACTTCAATTTTTCGCGATGATAGGCGCGATATTCTTCGGGTTTGTTCAGGATAAGATCGGAGCTAAAAGAACTTTCAATATCACTTTGGTATTCTGGATATTCTGTTTGATCGGAATTTATTTCGTAAGAGAGATCACCGGTTTTGTAAACGGGTTAGGTGTCGATATCTCTGTGCAATGGGTGTTCGTGATCTTTGGAACTCTTGCAGGTTCCGGCGTTGGATCCACTCAATCAGCAAGTAGAGCAATTGTAGGGGTCTTCTCCCCTGAATCCAAGTCTGGAGAATTTTTCGGTCTCTGGGGTCTTTCCGGAAAATTGGCGGCCGCTATCGGAGTTTTTGCGATCGGTATATTACAGAAAATTTTCGATCTAAGAAATGCATTCTTAGTGGTTGCAGTGTTCTTCTTTATCTCTTTGATCATCAATATATTCGTGAATGAAAAAAGAGGGATCGAAAAAGCGAAGGATTGGGAAAGAAACGGAGGACATTAG
- a CDS encoding biosynthetic peptidoglycan transglycosylase: MREGDHFLHRWFFFGIRSILVLVFLLLIYYQTFPEKRILFRENKLVYLPENLESVPLENDWVRIEELPPGSLEYLVEVEDYRFYRHRGYSLADIQSSIIQAVFFFRRLRGASTLDQQLARTLFLSRDKTLTRKLREIRIAQALDEELGKKGVLEYYLNLVYWGRGLNGIYRSSKYYFNKHPGKLLPREFKALVQILKKPDAYSREEVRALSLEY; the protein is encoded by the coding sequence ATGAGAGAAGGGGATCATTTCTTACATAGATGGTTTTTCTTTGGGATCAGAAGTATTCTGGTATTAGTATTCCTTCTTCTTATCTATTACCAAACTTTTCCTGAAAAAAGGATCTTATTCAGAGAGAATAAATTAGTCTACCTGCCGGAAAACTTGGAGTCGGTTCCTCTCGAAAACGATTGGGTAAGGATAGAAGAATTACCTCCGGGAAGTTTAGAATACTTGGTAGAGGTAGAAGACTATAGATTCTATAGACATAGAGGTTATTCATTAGCGGATATACAGTCTTCTATAATACAAGCGGTCTTTTTTTTCAGAAGATTAAGAGGTGCAAGCACCTTGGACCAACAGCTCGCCAGAACGTTATTTTTATCCAGAGATAAAACATTAACACGTAAACTAAGAGAGATCAGAATTGCCCAGGCCTTGGACGAAGAATTAGGTAAGAAGGGAGTTTTGGAATATTATCTGAATCTTGTGTATTGGGGTCGTGGATTGAACGGGATCTATAGATCTTCCAAATATTATTTTAATAAACATCCAGGAAAACTTCTTCCGAGAGAATTCAAAGCTTTGGTCCAAATATTAAAAAAACCGGATGCATATTCCAGAGAAGAAGTCAGAGCGCTCTCTTTGGAATATTGA
- a CDS encoding (2Fe-2S)-binding protein: MNSSDFSQIDLNALMRPRKVCVCNQVSEEDITNSIRRGNDTLGKLMRDTSCCTGCGTCRGRVLKLLSETLASKPQ; encoded by the coding sequence ATGAATTCTTCCGACTTTAGTCAAATAGACCTAAACGCCCTGATGCGACCCAGAAAGGTTTGCGTATGCAACCAAGTATCCGAAGAGGATATTACAAATTCTATCCGCAGAGGGAATGACACTTTGGGTAAATTGATGAGAGACACAAGTTGTTGTACCGGCTGCGGGACCTGCAGAGGAAGAGTTCTCAAATTGCTTTCCGAAACCTTAGCTTCCAAACCTCAATGA
- a CDS encoding cytochrome C oxidase subunit IV family protein, which yields MELFLNYALYIIVSIGFLIPFTGFVVGAGAIVNATVAGFAVNLLAQIVEEDRLKAYLEKNKSTMIGQALIKAIEAGKTKLAPGSVSSHAEEHGHGGHHLISVQTYSLVFAALIVGTIITVLVAQVDFGAMNTVIAMLVATIKASLVLAYFMHLKYDNVMNRVIFGSGFLFLLLLFGFSVADIYTRAKIFAGFPY from the coding sequence ATGGAACTGTTTCTCAATTACGCGCTGTATATTATCGTAAGTATCGGATTCTTGATTCCCTTCACTGGATTTGTTGTCGGAGCGGGAGCGATCGTAAATGCTACCGTTGCTGGATTTGCCGTTAACTTGTTGGCTCAAATCGTAGAAGAGGACAGACTCAAGGCTTATCTCGAAAAGAATAAGTCCACTATGATCGGTCAGGCTTTAATCAAAGCTATCGAAGCAGGTAAGACTAAACTAGCACCTGGTTCAGTTTCTTCTCATGCAGAAGAACATGGTCATGGCGGACATCATCTGATCTCCGTTCAGACTTACTCTCTTGTGTTTGCTGCACTGATCGTTGGAACTATCATCACCGTATTGGTAGCTCAAGTTGACTTCGGAGCAATGAACACTGTAATCGCTATGCTTGTAGCGACCATCAAAGCTTCCTTAGTATTAGCTTACTTCATGCACCTTAAATATGATAACGTAATGAACAGAGTGATCTTCGGATCCGGCTTCTTGTTCTTACTTCTTCTGTTCGGATTCTCCGTAGCGGATATCTACACAAGAGCAAAAATTTTCGCCGGCTTCCCTTACTAA
- a CDS encoding LIC_13215 family putative lipoprotein — translation MILLERYSLGFLLPGIILCFACIEKVPEIKKTIEIPELGLVLNYEGWIYEEYDSNRDSSDPNRSKNKRESQNDKNIKVMFYLFEPEQNKGSEIRTNINFVSEPIPAKYSKATLEDYVASISGLYSNIYKEYEILSVPQKCGFGKEKCIFFESKFVLPNTPEKKQIRTLQWIFFKEGNVYIFTGTVPESEFSEKNKKILNTIQTLTEKI, via the coding sequence ATGATCCTATTAGAACGTTACAGTCTAGGTTTCTTACTACCGGGGATCATTTTATGTTTTGCCTGTATCGAAAAAGTTCCTGAGATCAAAAAAACAATCGAGATCCCTGAACTTGGTTTAGTGTTAAATTACGAAGGATGGATCTATGAAGAATATGATTCAAACCGAGATAGTTCAGATCCGAATCGTTCTAAGAATAAAAGAGAATCCCAAAACGATAAAAATATTAAGGTGATGTTCTATCTTTTCGAGCCTGAACAAAACAAGGGTTCCGAGATCAGGACCAATATCAATTTTGTGTCGGAACCGATCCCTGCAAAATATTCCAAAGCAACCTTAGAAGATTACGTGGCTTCTATCAGCGGATTGTATTCGAATATATATAAAGAATACGAAATACTTTCGGTTCCTCAAAAATGCGGTTTCGGAAAAGAGAAATGTATCTTTTTTGAATCCAAGTTCGTTCTTCCAAACACTCCGGAAAAAAAACAGATCCGGACCCTTCAATGGATCTTTTTCAAAGAAGGAAATGTTTATATATTTACTGGAACAGTGCCTGAGTCGGAGTTTTCGGAGAAGAATAAAAAGATCTTAAACACGATCCAAACTCTGACTGAAAAGATATAA
- a CDS encoding LIC13212 family protein, whose product MKTLIFLIISLLAVFIQIDGAPKILTMEEREIERQIEAIRKAGFSDIEIDNLHASISQNIHQINKILQMETTKKALRYIGDEPQELPQFLKTDRDNKPYLELDMGSGESFWDFPKTYLYNARIFIYPGSNPEKLEKIIMQFKRTNSNGEIFVREMRRVINVDPKGPQIGSEGKRTPNNNKEIKLEYYSSHDTELIWPDTPVQSMAPSVETKLHEETNPLPYNKQKQIIVTYKKYLRKVDKNVRHKLRDLELNQKRLVSKMLEFQ is encoded by the coding sequence ATGAAAACCCTTATCTTTCTTATAATTTCTCTTTTAGCCGTATTCATACAAATAGATGGGGCTCCTAAAATCCTAACGATGGAAGAAAGAGAAATAGAACGCCAGATCGAAGCAATTCGTAAGGCAGGGTTTTCCGATATTGAGATAGATAATTTGCACGCTTCTATCTCTCAAAATATCCATCAGATCAATAAGATCCTTCAGATGGAAACCACCAAAAAAGCGTTACGTTATATCGGTGACGAACCTCAGGAATTACCTCAGTTCTTAAAAACAGACAGGGATAATAAACCTTATCTGGAATTGGATATGGGTTCCGGAGAATCTTTCTGGGACTTCCCTAAAACTTATCTTTATAACGCACGTATCTTTATCTATCCGGGAAGTAATCCTGAAAAATTAGAAAAGATCATTATGCAATTCAAACGTACGAACTCCAACGGAGAAATTTTCGTAAGAGAGATGCGCAGAGTGATCAACGTGGATCCAAAAGGACCTCAGATCGGAAGTGAAGGAAAAAGAACTCCGAACAATAATAAAGAGATCAAATTGGAATATTACTCCAGCCACGATACTGAATTGATCTGGCCGGATACTCCTGTTCAGTCCATGGCTCCTAGTGTGGAGACCAAACTACATGAGGAAACCAATCCACTACCTTATAATAAACAAAAACAGATTATCGTAACGTATAAGAAATACCTTCGTAAGGTGGACAAGAACGTTCGCCATAAACTGAGAGACCTTGAGTTGAACCAGAAAAGACTGGTTTCTAAAATGTTGGAATTCCAATAA